In Candidatus Micrarchaeota archaeon, a single genomic region encodes these proteins:
- the tsaD gene encoding tRNA (adenosine(37)-N6)-threonylcarbamoyltransferase complex transferase subunit TsaD: MIVLGIESTAHTIGIGVYDGKRLTHKRHVYRAKGEGMIPRKLGDHHQQWFSRILKDTLDERELKPTDIDMIAFSQGPGIGQPLQFGCAMARYLSLKVGAKLIPVNHCAAHIEIGIYDTRIDDPLVIYASGGNTQLIVKDKERYRVLGETLDIGIGNLFDVLARELGLEYGHGAELERLARNGRYIESTPYSVKGMNTVFGGLLTYAKRIKTKYPPEDIAYSVMHNAFAMLVETAERAFWLTGKKGVIVCGGVAQNSMLQTMLDRMLSKHQTMCGKQKARLGIPRNEYNGDNGAMIAYTGYELYQKFGDKATINPKSAVPRPRWRIDQVNLVP; this comes from the coding sequence GTGATCGTATTGGGCATAGAATCAACCGCACATACTATCGGTATCGGAGTGTATGACGGCAAACGTCTTACCCATAAACGGCACGTGTACCGTGCCAAAGGAGAAGGCATGATACCACGAAAACTAGGGGATCATCATCAGCAATGGTTTTCCAGAATTCTGAAGGATACCCTTGATGAACGCGAATTAAAACCTACCGACATAGACATGATAGCGTTTTCGCAAGGCCCTGGGATAGGGCAACCGCTTCAATTCGGATGCGCCATGGCACGTTATCTCTCCTTAAAAGTTGGAGCAAAACTGATCCCCGTTAACCATTGTGCGGCACATATAGAGATAGGTATCTACGACACGCGGATCGATGACCCTCTGGTAATATACGCTAGCGGTGGTAACACGCAGTTGATAGTCAAAGATAAAGAAAGATATCGAGTTCTGGGAGAAACCTTGGACATAGGTATAGGTAATCTGTTTGATGTGTTAGCAAGAGAACTCGGTCTCGAATACGGTCACGGCGCGGAACTCGAACGGTTGGCCCGGAACGGGAGATATATAGAATCTACACCTTATTCAGTTAAAGGTATGAATACCGTGTTCGGAGGATTGTTAACGTATGCAAAACGGATTAAAACCAAGTATCCTCCGGAAGACATTGCATACTCGGTAATGCACAACGCATTCGCGATGCTCGTTGAAACAGCGGAAAGGGCGTTCTGGTTGACGGGCAAGAAAGGAGTCATTGTTTGCGGTGGTGTCGCTCAGAATTCAATGTTACAGACAATGCTCGACAGAATGCTTTCCAAACATCAAACCATGTGCGGTAAACAGAAGGCGCGATTAGGTATCCCAAGAAACGAATACAACGGAGACAACGGTGCTATGATTGCGTACACGGGGTACGAACTGTATCAAAAATTCGGTGATAAAGCCACGATCAATCCGAAGTCGGCAGTTCCACGACCAAGATGGAGGATAGATCAAGTCAACCTCGTCCCATAA
- a CDS encoding CPBP family intramembrane metalloprotease, translating into MWKMRILRKEIESTTVHLLFIVTLSLLLSSYCSKMDLTSSASIVRIIVLSVALVSINIVISKKWWFISLITFGLGMLFPELVVGLTVPVGLLTLSVYPYSNKPIARFLEETGLVNRDSFEDVVVKTMVWFTVVAIILLIVGLITFSLDRNDTKNVVKKINSLPVTVLVTGMFVSPIVEELFFRGILYPRVGMVLSSILFSIAHASYGSVGELIKTFVIGMIFCKIRSRERSLVIPILIHFLINLLSILMIKSLW; encoded by the coding sequence ATGTGGAAAATGCGGATACTACGAAAAGAAATAGAGAGTACCACCGTGCATCTTCTCTTTATCGTAACACTTTCTCTTCTTCTCAGTAGTTATTGTTCAAAGATGGACCTTACTTCGTCCGCCAGTATTGTAAGGATAATCGTTTTATCAGTTGCATTGGTTTCCATAAATATAGTTATTAGTAAAAAATGGTGGTTTATCTCTTTAATCACATTCGGCTTGGGAATGCTGTTTCCGGAATTGGTAGTAGGGTTAACCGTACCGGTCGGTCTGCTGACGCTAAGCGTGTACCCGTATTCCAATAAACCGATTGCTCGATTCCTGGAGGAAACCGGCCTGGTAAACAGAGATAGTTTTGAAGACGTTGTGGTTAAAACAATGGTCTGGTTCACAGTAGTAGCCATCATACTTTTGATCGTTGGACTGATTACATTCTCCCTGGACAGAAACGATACAAAGAACGTTGTTAAAAAGATAAATTCATTACCGGTAACAGTACTCGTCACAGGTATGTTTGTCTCGCCGATAGTTGAAGAGTTGTTCTTCAGAGGCATTCTTTATCCAAGGGTAGGGATGGTCTTATCATCGATACTGTTCTCGATAGCGCACGCGTCCTACGGGTCAGTGGGAGAGCTTATCAAAACGTTCGTTATAGGAATGATATTCTGTAAGATCAGAAGTAGGGAACGTTCTCTGGTAATACCTATTTTAATACACTTTCTCATAAATCTGTTAAGCATACTGATGATCAAATCTCTGTGGTGA
- a CDS encoding 30S ribosomal protein S27ae encodes MGSKKRKVRVRGKKSKKKKEKKIKPYKKPRFCPKCGPGVHLAEHKDRWSCGKCGYYEKK; translated from the coding sequence ATGGGTTCCAAAAAAAGAAAGGTGCGTGTAAGAGGCAAAAAATCGAAAAAGAAAAAGGAGAAGAAGATTAAACCGTATAAAAAACCGAGATTCTGCCCTAAATGCGGTCCCGGGGTACACCTGGCAGAACATAAAGATAGATGGTCATGTGGAAAATGCGGATACTACGAAAAGAAATAG
- a CDS encoding translation initiation factor IF-5A: MVEKKYMSVKDLKVGKYIVIDGIPCRVVNIEVSRPGKHGHAKMKVTAIGIFEGQKKVAFLTGHDEVEVPVIERKTAQIISVTGDTAQLMDTQTYEVFEVSIPEELKDQVEPGKEAEVMSALGKMAIVKVK; the protein is encoded by the coding sequence ATGGTCGAAAAGAAGTATATGTCGGTTAAGGACCTCAAGGTCGGCAAATACATAGTGATAGACGGTATTCCTTGCAGAGTTGTAAATATAGAGGTTTCGAGACCGGGAAAACACGGGCATGCGAAGATGAAGGTCACAGCGATCGGAATATTCGAAGGACAAAAAAAGGTAGCGTTTCTTACCGGGCATGACGAAGTAGAAGTACCTGTGATCGAAAGAAAAACCGCTCAGATAATCTCGGTCACCGGCGATACTGCTCAGTTGATGGATACTCAAACGTACGAAGTTTTTGAGGTGAGTATACCCGAAGAACTTAAAGATCAAGTCGAACCAGGTAAAGAAGCAGAAGTGATGAGCGCGCTCGGTAAGATGGCCATAGTAAAAGTTAAATAA